The following are encoded in a window of Rubellicoccus peritrichatus genomic DNA:
- a CDS encoding thioredoxin domain-containing protein — protein MNNIIIMRYLIASLIFSILGSVAAHAVNDAQSAATEKKEPKAYVVKVHADWCGTCRALEPRIEALKQEFKGKDVEFVTFDLTNDKTKAASKKLADSKGLTNVYKNNGKTGVVLVFPAKDQGQTQKLFKKNSEQNFRDAINKTLG, from the coding sequence ATGAACAACATAATCATTATGAGATACCTAATTGCTTCACTTATCTTTTCGATCCTCGGTTCTGTTGCAGCCCATGCCGTAAATGATGCGCAATCAGCAGCCACGGAAAAAAAAGAACCAAAGGCTTATGTAGTGAAAGTTCATGCCGATTGGTGTGGCACATGCAGAGCACTTGAACCAAGAATTGAAGCGCTGAAACAGGAATTTAAAGGCAAGGATGTTGAATTCGTAACTTTTGACTTAACCAATGACAAAACCAAAGCTGCCAGCAAGAAGCTTGCTGATAGCAAAGGACTTACAAACGTTTACAAAAACAATGGAAAAACAGGCGTCGTTCTTGTCTTCCCAGCCAAGGACCAAGGCCAGACACAAAAACTTTTTAAGAAAAACTCGGAACAAAACTTCCGGGATGCGATCAATAAGACTTTAGGTTAG